Below is a genomic region from Equus caballus isolate H_3958 breed thoroughbred chromosome X, TB-T2T, whole genome shotgun sequence.
TAGTAAAGACGTGTGTTATTGgcacaaggagaagaaaaataaataaatgaaacactaTAGAGAGAgtaaaaatagacccacatatataAAAACTTGATTTATGACAGAGATGGCATTGAAGAGAATTAATTTGAGGTTAATCATGGtcttaaatataaaagctaaaaatgtAATGCTCTTAGAACTAAATATAAGACAATATCTTTGCaaatttggaaggaagaaattcCTTAGTGCACAGAAAAAGTGATaacagtgaagaaaaaagaataaattggacctcatcaaaattgaaaatttccACTCATCAGAGGataacattaagaaaatgaaaaggcaagccatagactgagagaagatattttataaatgtacaGATCTGATAAAACATATattccaaaaatataaagaatccaatttaaaaaactgaaaaaaacatgAGCATTTTACcaagaatatatataaatgccCATAAGCGCATGGAAAGACATTTAACATCATTttatatcagggaaatgcaaattagaaccacaCGGAGACATTACTTTATAaacaccagaatggctaaaattaaaaagactggcaattccaaatatttgtgagGTTGAGGAGCAATTGGCgctctcatactctgctggtgaggatgtaaaatggtacaaccacttaggaaaacagtttggctacttcttataaagtttaaaatacatttaccCTAAAATCTAGGTattttactcctaggtatatacccaagtgaaatgaaaatatatatccataaaaggcttatacaagaatgttcataacagctttattcatgaaagccccaaactggaaaacaTCCAGTGTCCATCAACAAGTGAAGGGGTGAATACACTGCTGCATATGCGTACAGTGGATTAACAATATTGATTCACATAACGATTTGGATGAATCTCGAAAATTGTGTCGAgctaagaagccagacacaaaatagtacataatatttgattttatttatataaaattccaaaacaggcaaaactaagctATGGTGTTAGAGATCAAAGCAGTACTTTCTTCTGGGGGTGGTGGACTGACTGAAAAATCAAACTTTCGAATCGCTATGATGAATATGTTTAAGTAGTTGAAAGAAACATAAGAATTCCATCATATGACCAgtgtgtggggagagagagacagagagagcatgCATGAAAGAGCAAGCACATTGGAAATTCTAAAATTGGAATACATAGATAAAAACTCACTGGTATAGATACAGttgaagggagaagggaaaattcatgaactggaagaaaatatctagaatgaggcccagaaagacaaaaatgtataaaatgcattaagagagagaaacaacatACGATTTATTGGGAAGGTCTAACAGAGGGAATTGGAATCctagaaggaggggagggagagaatggtccagaagaaatttttgaagagataatggctgaacACTGTCCAAACCTGATGAAGGACAAATAGGCACGATTACAAGAAGGCCTATGAACTCAAGGAGGataaattaaaagacatacaAACAGAGACACATTAGAGTGagacttttgaaaacaaaaaacaaagagaaaaatcttaaaagtggcCTGGAAAAAAAGTACCTTGCCTTTAAAGCCATAATAAATAGGTTATCAGTTGACTTCAACAGAaacaataaagacattttcagacaaaaaaaaaaaaaaccactaaaaatTCATTATCATCAAATTCTCACCAAATGGAGTTCTTCAAGCCAAAGAAAATTTGTCCCAGAACTGTTTAAGATGCATTTGAAAAGAGTGGGAATAATAAGTATCAATGAATGACTATTGAATGTATAAAAGAATAACAGTGGCTTATTGGGTGTAcaatatatttagaataaaagaCTAGACCGTAATGTAATGTATATAAGTTGAGATGGGGGTAGATGGTTTCATTGTCAGGGAAACGtgtaaaaatgtcaatatttaattttcataagtcAAAGATGCATGCTgactgaaactctcatacatcTGATGGGAATGTTAAATGGAACAACCACTTTACACAACCACTTGGCAGTCTCATGTAAAGTTAAACACGTACTTGCTATATAATCATGCAGTTCCATCCCTAGGTatttaccaagagaaatgaaagcgtaTTCCAACACACAGACTTGTGTGTAAATCttcctagcagctttattcataatagttgaACATTGGAAACAGTCCAGATGTCCATTAgtaggggaatggataaacaaattatgttctatcaatacaatggaacactacccTGAAATTAACAGGAATGAACTAAAGATAGATGCAGCAACGTGAAGGAACCTAAAGAATACTATGCTGAGTGAAGGCAGTTAGACACAAAtgaatacatactgtatgatattTATATGCAACTCTAGGTGGAAAAATCTAATCCAGACTGAAAGAACGCAGAGCAGTGCTTACCTGGGGCCAAAGAGGGGATGAAGTGGCTACAAAGGAACCTTTGGGGTGATAAACGTATTCTGTAGATCATACCTATGAGAAAGGGCGCAGAGGGGTATTACCAGATGGTAGAAATCTCACAGGAGCACAGGTTACCACAAGACTATGATAGTGTAATGGTCTAAGGAGTACTAAAGATCAAGAATGTGGACTCCTACCTCTTGAGCTCTTGATTCTGAATGATAAACCACCTCTTGAGAACCGAAACAGTATACTCAATAGGAGAGTCAGGTTTCAGTTCGGACCAAAAGAGGAAAGTGCATTCAGAGAAGAGGTGGAGAATATAGGTGGTCCTAGAGCAGCAGAGTTGGAAAGTTAGAAGAGTTTTGGAGAAAGGGGATGTTAAGAAGGAATGAGGGACTGGGTCATATTCAGTAACGTACTTTGTGAAACAGGATTCAAGCTGACTGACAATGCATTAACAAAAAGCCTTGCCCTTGTGGTGGTGTCTCAGCTCAACAGGTATATGAAGGATGATTAATTCTGATTGTCTCCTGGGGAGAGTGAGTGCTCATTTTGAATGCTGTGgtctgaaatgttttaatttttgtatccCTAGGACCTAACTCTATAAGGTACAGAATAGACAGTTGTTAAtgttggagaaaagaagagaacaagaCCTATATTAtcgataataataacaatattgttactgcaagaaaagaatattattcacTCTGATGGGAGCAAATGTGGTGCAATGCCATGGGCTATAGGCTGAGCAGAGCAGTTCCACTCATCACACAGGCACTAGGGGCCTACTCTGCCAGGTATTGTGTTTGCAGTTGAGCAGATAGAGACGAATTACccatggtccctgctctcaagcAACTCCTGGTTTAGTGGGGCAGACATGTATAGTCAAAGAAGTATACTTTTAAGACTTTTAGAAGTGCTTAAAGGAAGTGAAGCAGGGCATTCACAAAAAACTTTCTAGAAGAGTCTTGAAAGAGAAGCACTGGATGGCAGGCCTGGATCTCTTTTAAAATGCCAAACCTCTTTGTCCATCCATGAAGTGTACCAAATGCTTGATTGAGGGTCTTACCAGCTCTGACTAGCTAAGAGCTTTTCACAACGTGACAGTGCTAATTAAGCCCTAGAGGCTAGAGCTCTAAAAATCTCTACTGAGCTATGGCACAGGAACACTTGTGTTGCAGTGCAGTCCTCTCCGTCCATGCACTGGCACACTGCTGTGAATGTGCCAGGGTGGACGACTGCATTTGCTGATAACCGTAAATGACGTAACTTGTTTCTCCCATGAACTACTCCTTGCTCGGTGTGGGCAGAGGGTTACTGCGCCCGGGGTCCATTCTCAGAGCTTAGCAGGCTACAAATTCAGACAGTTTGTTCATAGGTACTAGCTATGTGGCTGATTCCTGACAGAGCTTAAAATGTGTTTTTGCTAATTAGCCTTGACGACTCTCTGCCTAAGTTTGTGCAAAGGTACTCCTTTAAGGGTCTCTCTGTTGAAACTGTACTAAGTCTTTTCCAGTCTGGGTTTTCATTTATATAGCAAGTATGTAAGTAAGGTACTCAAGAAAGCAAGATATGATGAAGCCCCAGAGACTGCACCACACATGCTGACTCTCTGGGTAGAGTTAATAGTTAATAGGCTTTATCTGCTTGCTCTTCTATGTAACGTCTCCCACCCCATTAAGACTTccttcctggggccggcccggtggcacagtggttaagtgtgcacattccgctttggcggcctggggttcgccggttcgaatcccgggtgcggacatggcaccacttggcacgccatgctgtggtaggcttcccacatataaagtagaggaaggtgggcatggatgttaactcagggccagtcttcctcagcaaaaagaggaggattggcagcagttagctcagggctaatcttcctcaaaaacaaaaaaaaaaagacttccttTCATGCCCTGCTTGACCCAGCTCATAAGGCTCACATTCCCCATCCTCTTGAGCATGCCAACGCTCAGAAAGAGGTTCTGACTATTCCTCCTTCCTCAAGTCTGGATGACTGTGGGTACAGCAACTGCCTCATCAAAACTCTGAGGAATAGAGACTGCATGGAATATTCGTGGCTGGGGAgaatgaaggcacagagagactAAGGAAATTGCCCAAGATACAAAGCAAGTAAGTGGGAGAACTCAGGCCTTCTAACTTCTATGGAAGTATTCAGGACTAGAGTATTATTGCTAACAGTTAGACAATTATTATAATACAGTTTAAAATGtgattataattaattatataattatgacAATACTATTGCTataataacagtaaaaataagaGTAATGTTAATTATAgaagctactatttattgagtgattactcCCAGATGGTGTGCTATGGGCTTTATACACGTCATTTCGTGGGCTCCCCCAACAAATCTCTGAGTCTGGTATCAACACACACATTTTATACGTGATAAAGCTGAGACTTACTGGGGGTAAAGCACCATGTTCAAGGTCATGTTACTAGTAAGCGGGATTGCCGGAATTGTAGTCTATTTCAGTCTGACTCTACAGCTCATATTGTTAACCACAACACTGTATAGCTCATATGTATATCTAGAATATGAAAAGAttagtaaaaaaattttaatagaatttaaaagtgaataaagGAAAGTCTTAAATTTAGGTTAATAACACTACCAAGAAAAAGAATCAATTGATCGAAAAGCAAGCTCTTGTTTGGCAAAAACTCACAAGAACTAGATACTGGAACAGCTTTGGTTGTCCACAAAGCTCAATAGGACCTAGAGTGTGATGCAGATAAGAACCATTTTCTACAATAGTTTGTTGTATTTTTAGGAGAACATTGTCCACAATAAGGGAAGTGAAAATCCTACTGAGCTCAGACTATGTCCTGAGTCTTGGGCTCAGTTCTGGGCTGTTCAGAAAAGAACCAACTACCACactgggaaaggaggagaaacaagAGACAGGACTGACCATGTTCATTCTGGAGATGAACAGATTCATGAGGAACCATGGCCATCCTCTCCAACTCTCTGAAGGCCTatcctggagaggagggagcagggtttttttttttttttcctgcattgcCAGAGACAGAACTCTGAGATCAGTCAATGGGCTAAGAGGTACAGGAAAGCGGGTTTCAGCTCATAAGGTAGgtatttctaattaaaaagctCTCTTACAATGAAATGGGTTACCTACTCGTCAGTGAAAATGTTTAAGCAGAGGCTAGAGGACAACTTTTAGAAGTGCTATACTGGAGATTCCTATTCCTGTGAAATTGGGATGGCGTGGTTACTAGGTAGAACTTTGAcattctctgttttttcctttaaagggGCCCTTTTGAGTGGGGTATCTGGTAGGAAGTTGACGAGCTCATCAAATATGCTCTAAATGTCTTCCAGTGGAACTGGTTCTCATCTTTCCTCTCCCCAGGTGTCACCACAGTTCTTACCATGACCACCTTGAGTATCAGTGCCAGAAACTCCTTACCTGAAGTGGCATACGCGACGGCCATGGATTGGTTCATAGGCATCTGTTACACCTTTGTATTTTCTGTGCTGATCAGATTTGCCACTGTCAATTACATCACCAAGCGGAGCTGGGCTTGGGAAGGCAAGAAGGTGCCAGAGACCctggagagaaaggggagatACAGCAAGCGTGGGGGCTGGGAAGCACTCCCTGAGAGAACTGTATTGGAACCAGGAGTGGGCAGCCTGCAGCCTATGGGAACTGGCCAGGGCTGTGAACTATTCACTGGGGTCATCAGTCTAATTCTCAACTGGAGTGCTTCTTGGCAATGTGGAGTGTTtgctgggagaaaaaagaagagggtaGGTATCATGGAGGGTTGGTGTCTTATCGTGAGGGAACAAACCTAAGTGTGATACTGCTAGTCTCGAGGGGAAACCACTATACTGACAAAGTCACCCGGAAGAGTGGACTCTATCTTCAACCTGGAGAACAATCTTTAGGGCCACCTCTGCCCCTCACTTTCCAGTATGTTCCCATCTATAGTCAACCTAAAGTGATTGCCGTTCCTTCTGTGTCTTTGCTTAATTTTTACTCtctacctggaatgttcttttcttttttctctgcatagTGAAGACCCACTCATTCTTCAAGACACAGATGAAATGCTATTTTCTTCACAGAGCCTTTCCAAAATCATCCAGGTAGCTTTAGCTTTTCTTGGGGCAGGGGTGCTCCTGATATTAAAAGCATTTCTTTGTATTAGAGTTATTTGCCTGCCTCCTCGCTAGACTgaacttcttgagggcaggggttTGCCTGCATGATCTTTCTGACTAGCCAGCATCCTTGCATAGCATCTGACTCATAGTGAAAGCTAAATAGATGTTAGTTGAATTGGTGGAtggatgggaaggaagaaaacagagagaaaaaaacagtaaacCAACTGGAATTGGTAGGAATAAAACATGAATACAGTGAAATCAAGATTGTTACGCTTGGCTGCTTTAAAAGACTTCAGATCTCTAGATCTAGATGAAGACTATCCAAAGATGCTAAAAAGAACTGGCAGAAGTGGTCCCAGAACCATTCCAATACTCTTTGAAGAatcatggagaagagaaaagataatgAAGATTTTTCGAACGGGAGGAAAAGATATATTCCATAGAATACAGACTGGTGAGTTGGCAaaattttggaatagtttttaactatttatttagATAGAATTTATTAACTCCTTGCtataaattatgaagaaataagtGTATTTCTACATCCTCCATCTACTCTACCATAGGAATTTTTGGTTGGTTTTATTATTATACTTAGTCTAGTTGTTATCTTTGGATCCTTAAAACATATTTACCCTTCCAGTACTTGATTTATCAGCTATGAACAGGGTCTGCTGACCCCTCACCCATTACAAGATAGCAGGAAATTAGTATACTTATCCTACCTCTCACCTGCTCTATCAGTCTCTGTTGTCTCCCAACTTTTTTTAATACCACTATTTCTGCATTGTCAAGTTCTATAGCATTTATATGCTTTTACGCAGCCATAATTCCTATAGTTGATTAGTCATAGTTCTACATTTAAATTCACTCtcttctcaaaataatccttttatccatttttccattCATTGTTTAGTTCCCTCAAGGCTATCCTCTAGAAGTTTCTTTAAGAAGGTCTCATAGGAACCATATTTCCTACTCTCTTGCATGTGTAAAATTATCTGTCAATTGTGTTTATACTTGAATTATACTTGGGCCATTGTACAATTTGTGGGTCACATTCTCTTTCTCTGATGTCCATGTAGACATGGATTGTTATACTCAATTCTAGCAATGCGTGTTGTGATGAAGAAGTTTAAAACCAGCCTGAGAATCTCTCACATAATAGGTGACGATTTTATGGCCTAGAAGCCCATATGCATGTGTCTTTTATTTACAAACTGCAGTTACTTTACAAAGATATATCTTGATCTCTTTGTCTGAATGTTTTCTTGGACAGCATGCTGCCCTTTAAGCCTGTAGACTCACAGCTGTCTTTGTTTCAGGAAAGCTTTCCTGAAATACCTTGTTCTGCTCTCTTCCTGGAAGCACAGATTATACACATCATAGAGCTTTCTTTGTCTTCCATATCTACCATTTTTCTCTAATAAGTTTTAACtctgttattttccatttcatttttctcaagccTGTCTTCCATGTCTCTGACCTTTTTCACCAGTGTCTTTTTGCCTTCATTTCTGGAGTAGTAGTATTTGTCCTTACGTTAATTTTATGATGTCTGATGACTTATTTTTCATGTGTTCTATGTTTATTTTGTGTGCTGTTCCACAAtcctttttggttatttttcctcctttttgcaACATGTTTTGCATCAGTACCACATTAGCTTGTTTTCAATTATTCCTTGAAGTTGCATTAGAGGAGTTCTTTACTAGCTCTGCTCTGTGTGAAAGTATCATTTTCGGGAGGAGCTGAGAGAGTGAGTAGGAGAGTGGTGAGTAGTTGGGAGTGAGTAGTTTGAGCATCATCTGTTGTCTATATAAACTCTTATGAGTACTCCTCCTCGTAGTTGTGATTCTGCTTCTCACTAGCAAGAAGTTTCCCTTGTTCACAGGAAAGCCCTCTATATAtagttgtgtgtttgtttgtgtgtgtgtgtgtgtttagcattatatcctttaatttcttcagtctCTACTTCCTCTGCCACTATGTGATGGTCAAGCAGTGTTCCAGGATGTTCTCACTACCAGCCTGAAAACTGATTTTGTTTCAAGACAGgggtcctttttttttcctcactcaGGTCATGCCACCCACCTTTTAGGCCTCTATTCTTGGCCTGAAATCCAGAACAGGCATCTTTGGTCCATTCTTTACCCTGATCTAATTTTTACTGCATTTGGGAGCCCCTACTTTTGGGGACAAGGGCTAAAAATGCTTTCAGGTTTAATCAAAGATGgagtttttgtttctctctctcattttccttatagTTTTTGGTTGGTTCcggagaggagaaggaagcaaagatgTCTTCACTCTGACATATTAAACTGAAAGCTCCCTAGAATACATTATTAAACAGATGTTTTAAGAGCAGTTAGCACTAATCACTGATATCCAGCCTGAGTTCACTAAGAAGAAATTATGCCAAACTAACCTTAAGAAATTTTATGAAAAGTTCATTAGACTGGTAGACCAGGAAATATCATAGACTTTATTAAGACATCTGAGTAACTTGTTTTATTATGCcttcatgaaaaagaaacagtAGTTGAAAAATAGTACAATTAGGCTGATGTCACTGGTTGACCAATTGAACTCAAATAAAATTGACTGATGGATGGACAACAACCTGAATGTCCCAGTGATAGTCCACAGGGCTTTGTCATTGACCCTTCCCTCTTAAATGTCATCAGTGACTCAAATGAAGACATAGAAGGTAGGAGATTCCAATTTTTAAGCTGCCATTAATGAATGTTGGTTGGAGAAGAGTATCTTCTGAATTATGAATCAAGAAGAATTTCTAAAGTTTGAGAGAACAGGCTAAAATCAAAACATTAACATTTGCTAACTCAAATTCTTACACATAGGTAGAAAAAAAATAGTTCTGTGATAGACAAGCTAACAACAATTGCACATTATAAATAAGATGCTGGGATATAGGGAAAAAGCAAATTTAATGTAAGTCTTCCATGTGGTGTAACTCTCAAAAAGGCAGATTTAATTTGAGCCTGAGTTAACAGTTACCTAGAACAAGTGAGATGATAAGCCCTTTTACTCCGTACTGGTTGAGCCATGTTTAAAGTACATTGTTCCAGTTTGGTTACTGCAACGGAGGAGGGACAGATGCCTCAAGGGGATGGTGATTGCTAATTTCAGATATCTGAAAGGCTGTCACGGATGTCTTGCTGGGAAGAGGTGTGGGGGCAGTTTGATGTCAGCGAGAGAACTAGAATAGATTGTTAAGAGACTGTAGATGTAGATATCAAAAGTGACAACCATTTCCCCAATTCCAAGGAGcgctgaaaatgaaaaaagagaacaaaaaga
It encodes:
- the LOC111771564 gene encoding gamma-aminobutyric acid receptor subunit alpha-3-like isoform X3; this translates as MHLEDFPMDVHACPLKFGSCVTTVLTMTTLSISARNSLPEVAYATAMDWFIGICYTFVFSVLIRFATVNYITKRSWAWEGKKVPETLERKGRYSKRGGWEALPERTVLEPGVGSLQPMGTGQGCELFTGVISLILNWSASWQCGVFAGRKKKRKKTLAAPTKKISTTFNIVGTTYPINLAQDTEFPTISKGAVPSVSSNPTIIPLPKTTYVLDNPTETKTYNSVSKVDKISRIIFPVLFAIFNLVCWATYVNRESAIKGMIRKQ